TACCGGAGTTAATACAGTATTTTACCGGCAGGTTTGCTAAAAAGTATAATAAACAGGTTCCTTCAATCAGCAAGGACGCGATAGAAAAGCTGATTTCCTACGATTACTACCAGGGCAACGTGGCAGAACTGGAGGATGCGCTGGAGAGGGCATTTTTACTGGCGGAAGAAGGCGTAATATCCTCCGAGCATATTTTTTTGGGCGCCGTCGCGGGAAAGACAGGGCCGGCAGTAAACCTGCTGCGCTTTAAGCCCTTGATGGACGCAATCCAAAAAAAGAACTACCCGGCCTATTTTCAGGCCGCAGTTACGGTTATATTCTTATCCTTGATTGCAATCTGCCTTTTCGGCCCGGAAGACCATAAACAAAACCCGGGAACCCTCCTGGCGTGGTCGCTGGGATGGCCGTCTTTTGTTTTTTCAACCGCAATTTTCGGCCGGATTGCCTGTTCCGTTTGTCCCATGTCAAACATTGCCATGATCTTTCAAAAGTATTTCAGTTTTTCCAGACCCATACCCTTATTTATTAAAAAGTACGATTACCTGATAATTACTTTTCTTTTTGTATTAATATTTTGGATTGAGGAAATTACCGACATGCGCCGCTCCCCCTTTGCGACAGGGGTATTGTTCCTGTCAATCTTATCCGGGGCCGTGGCAGCCGCTGTTTTCTTCCCGCGCCAGACCTGGTGCCGCCACCTCTGCCCGCTGGGCGGCATGTTCGGGGTTTGCTCCATGGCTTCCCCTGTGGAGTTGAGGTCCAACACTGAGCTGTGTTTAAGCAAGTGTACTACCCATAACTGCTACAAGGGTTCTGAGCGCGATAGCGGGTGCCCGCTGTTTCAGCACGCCCCCTTTATAGACAATAACCAGGACTGCAAGCTGTGCCTGAAATGCGTCCGCAACTGCCCCAACGGCTCGATCCAGTTGAACCTGCGCCCGCCGGCCAGGGAAATCTGGGAGGTCAGCAGGGTCAGGCGAAGTATGGTTGTTTTTGTGGCTGTACTGCTGGCCATTCTTTTCCCGCTTTCCGTTTTTGACAGGCTTCGGGAATCAATGGCCCACTTGCAGTGGCTGGGGCAGTTTACCTTTTTTTACTGGCTCTCGGTTCTGGCAGCAGTGGGCCTGACCTGGCTTTTCGTGGGGACTAAATTTGACGAGGAAAGATTCCTTCCCAGGATACGGGCTTTTTATTCTTTTGTACCGCTGCTGGCAGGAGCCCACGCTGCTTACCAGGCCAAGTTCCTGCCAATTGTGCCGGAATTGTCATTTAAGATCATTTCCGGTACTCAAAGTGCCGAACTGATGGAAGTTTCAGTTTTAAATTTACTGGTACTGGCGTTTCTTTCAACCGGCCTGGCAATCTCCCTCTTTTGTGCCTGGAGAATAACCAAAACCAGTATCACATCAAAGTTCTTTTTAATGAAACAAACGGCAGCCCTGCTAACCGGTTTTTCTCTGATCGTCTACATTTATCTCCGGAAAGGATGATTATTGGGAATTTTCAGTGTTGACTTGCAACCTAGACAAACGGATTTTGCACTCTAACTCCCTCGTAAAGCTGACCGCTGTTGAGATCTTCGGTAAAAAGCACGGAGCAGCCCATTTTTTTGGCGCTGCAGATGATCATGGCGTCCCAGAAGGACAGGCAGTTTCGCCGTTGAATTTCAATTGCTTCCAGGACATCATCGGCATCCGGAATATGCAGCCTCCATTGCGACAAGTCAGCAATTATCGCGGCGGCCATTTCCGGCTTGATGGGCCTGGGTAATTTTTGCACCACCGTTACATAAAATTCTTGCAGCACCTGGATACTCAGGCAGCCGCGGCCGGAGTCCCACAATTCACCGACCAGGTTCTTTGCGCGGACGTGTTTGTCTTCTGCGGAGGTGTCGTGAGCATATATGAGAATATTTGTATCTACAAATTGCCATCCGTTGTTATCGCTCATGAATATCTCCTCTGGACCAGCCTATTTTGCCGCCCGTTCCCAGGTCGGGTGCATCGTTTAACAGCGCCATGTGGCGTTCACGCGCTTTTCTGTACGAGTCTTCCTTTTTTACTATATCCTCCAGTGTCCTGGCTAAAAGACCAGAAACCGAAGTCCTCTTTTCTACGGCAATATGCTTCACTTTTAACAGGATGTCCTTGGGCAGGGATACGGTTATGTTTTGGTATTCCATAAATTAAAATCACCTCCACGTAAATAAGTGTAACACATATCTAAGTGAAAAACAATAATAGCAGGATTGTCTCTTTATGTTGTTTTACATATCCGTTATTTCTGCCCCGCTGTAATAGTGGCTCAGGATGGTGCGGTAATTGTAGCCGTGCTCGGCCATGCCTTTGGCGCCGTACTGGCACATGCCGACCCCATGGCCGTGGCCGGTGGTGGTGAAGGTTACCGAGTCCCCTTCCACCTTCCAGGTGAAGTTTGTTGAGCGCAGGCCGAGCAGGTCCCTCACCGCCACGGCGGGAAAGCGGCGGCCGCCGATTATAAGGGTTTTCGGCCTGCCGGTGGAGGTCCTCTCCACCACCTTTATATCCCGCGCCTGGTTCCCGCCGCCCGCAGCGGGTACCGCGGACAGGCTGGTGCCCAGGGCCTGGTCAACCTGCTCAAGGCTGTAAGAAGCGGCCTGGACCGGCTGGGGGTCGGCGTCGTAGGGGCAGGGCACGCTGCGCAGGTAGGGCACCTGATAGCGCCATACGTCCTCCGAGTTTTCCGTGCGCCCGCCGCAGGAGGCATGGTAGGCAGGGTCAATCAGCTCGCCCTGGTATGTAAGCACCTGCCCTTTTGTTTCGTCCACCGCCGTTTTGACCTTGTAATAATAATTATAGTAACGTAAGGTTCCCCAGCGCTTCTTGAGCTCCTCCCTGGACAGCCAGGCCTGGCCGTGGCGGTGGTCGTCGCAAACGTCGGCGCCCGGATGCGGCGGGTTGGCAACACCGCCGGCGCCCCCCATCCGCTTGACGGCGTAGGTCCTGGCGGCAACAGCCTGGGCTTTCAAGGCCTCCAGGGGAAACTCGGCGGGCATTTCCGCCGCCACCACCCCGACCAGGTAATCTTCCAGTTGCATGTATACAACCCTGTCCTCCTGGTGCAGATACACCCTGATTATGCTCGCGCCGGGAAAAAACCTGGCCGGAATTTGCCTGTTCATTAAAAAGGGGGCGCCTATAACCAGGGCGGCCGACAGGAGCAAAAGGCCCGTGATCAGCCTGCGCATAATAACACCTCGAATTTCAGGTCTTCTTATATGTGTCAGTACTCTGTAAAAATTACCGGAGTCGCAACATATACATAAGTCACATGCTCCGCCGGGCTGCTCCGCAACGCCACGTTCAGGTTCACTTCTTTCCCGGCGTAGGTCATGCCGCCGGAAAACAGCGGGCTGAACCCGGTCAAACTGACCAGGTTGTCTTTAACCGTTTTTTCCCGGACCGGAGCGCCGGCCAGCTCCATTATCTTCTCAGCGCATGCCAGCAGTTCCTCCCTGCTCAGCCCGCTTTCAATCTTCCCCCGGTAAGTCAGGGCGACATGGCTTTGCCGGCCGAAGGCGCCCAGCGTCTTATAAACTTTCTGCCTGTAGAAAAGGGCCTCGCCGTTGTCCATGCCGTCCAGGCTGATCATAAGGTGAGAAACCCTTTCCCCTTCCGGCTGTAGCAATGCCTGTCCCAAAACAGAAACGGTGCGGCCACCTGTTACGGCACCTTCTACTTTGGCGCCGCAGGCATACTGGTTCTGCCATTTTTCCGTTTTGTGACCGGGCAGCAATATGCCCAGCTGCTCTGCTGCCCTCTCCGCAAGCGCTTCCGGGTCTCCCGCGCTTTCATCCGCCCTTACCCACCCTGTAATATTTACCGACTCAAACTCCGCGCCGCTCGCTCTAACCAGCTTGAGCATCAGCGCATCCTCCCTGCAGGCCGCAACAATGCTGCGGCCCGGCGGCAAATAAAAAGCTGCGGCCAAAAACAAGATAACCGCCAGGGCAATGATCGCAGGCCGTTTTCCTCTGCTGCCGCCGCGCCGGGATTTCTCCATTTTAAGCATGCCACCCCTTTTCAAAATAAATGCTTCTATATCCTATTCTTGCCATTTTTTTCCTGTCCGATTCCCCCAAATAAAAAATCATTAACTCAGCGGGTCTGACCCGCTAAGTTAATGATTTCAAATATCTGGCAGGGCAATCCTTTACTGGCCGGCTGCCTTCAGGCGGGTGAGGGCGCGTTTTAAGGCAAGCTCGGCGCGCAGCACGTCTATGTCAGGGGTCTTCTTGGCAAGCCTTTCCTCGGCGCGCCGCCTGGCGGCCTCGGCGCGGGCAACGTCGATTTCCTCCGCCCGCTCGGCGGCGTTGGCCAGAACGGTAACCTTGTTGTCGCGCACCTCCATAAAGCCGCCGGTAACTACAACCTTGAAGGTTTTGCCTTCCTGCTGAATCCTCATGATGCCTATGTTGAGGGAGGTGATCAGCGGGGCGTGGTTGGGCAGCACGCCCAACTCGCCCTCGGTGCCCGGCGCTACCAGAAAGCTTACATCCTCGCTAAAAACCTTTCTCTGAGGAGTTACGATTTCCAGTCGCTGGGTTTTGTCCGACATAGTCTCGCACTCCTCTCTGCTATCCTAATAATTTCTTGCCTTTTTCCACAGCCTCTTCGATGCTGCCCACCATGTAGAAGGCGTCTTCGGGCAGGTCGTCGTGCTTACCGTCCAGGATTTCCTGGAAGCCGCGGATGGTTTCCTTAATGGGCACAAACTTGCCGGACATGCCGGTAAAGGCCTCGGCCACGTGGAACGGCTGGGACAGGAACCTCTGCAGCTTGCGGGCGCGGGCCACTACCAGCTTGTCGTCGTCGGAAAGCTCTTCCATCCCCAGGATGGCGATGATGTCCTGCAGTTCCTTGTAACGCTGGAGCACTTTCTGCACGCCCCGGGCGGTCTGGTAGTGCTCGTTGCCCACCACCAGCGGGTCGAGG
The window above is part of the Pelotomaculum thermopropionicum SI genome. Proteins encoded here:
- a CDS encoding hypothetical transcriptional regulator (containing effector domain of the CAP family of transcription factors, Sigma-54 interaction domain and partial NapH (COG0348), Polyferredoxin), whose amino-acid sequence is MQEIISLMQTLKLFRNLSYTDLEEIASHCKVSIFETGQMILAQGVPPGDFYIICEGSAEVVLDNKNRENIPIALLGPGEYFGEMSLLTGELTSAAIIAVERCRILAVSKTGFDRMLDLLPELSHNLLQTLSLRLKKVNLGVWEARNKELALIMLIQDEKKSRYGEIVGKSKEVKKIKEDLKRWSSTDELLHLIGEKGTGKELTARAVHNFSRRREKPFFSVECGNMNAEELEEKLFGQFGYLELAKGGTLLLKEIELLNPATLKRLIDYVGHPLADIRLITTSREDICRKAAGEELEKLFAVTVKFTPLRQRKRDIPELIQYFTGRFAKKYNKQVPSISKDAIEKLISYDYYQGNVAELEDALERAFLLAEEGVISSEHIFLGAVAGKTGPAVNLLRFKPLMDAIQKKNYPAYFQAAVTVIFLSLIAICLFGPEDHKQNPGTLLAWSLGWPSFVFSTAIFGRIACSVCPMSNIAMIFQKYFSFSRPIPLFIKKYDYLIITFLFVLIFWIEEITDMRRSPFATGVLFLSILSGAVAAAVFFPRQTWCRHLCPLGGMFGVCSMASPVELRSNTELCLSKCTTHNCYKGSERDSGCPLFQHAPFIDNNQDCKLCLKCVRNCPNGSIQLNLRPPAREIWEVSRVRRSMVVFVAVLLAILFPLSVFDRLRESMAHLQWLGQFTFFYWLSVLAAVGLTWLFVGTKFDEERFLPRIRAFYSFVPLLAGAHAAYQAKFLPIVPELSFKIISGTQSAELMEVSVLNLLVLAFLSTGLAISLFCAWRITKTSITSKFFLMKQTAALLTGFSLIVYIYLRKG
- a CDS encoding hypothetical membrane protein, translating into MRRLITGLLLLSAALVIGAPFLMNRQIPARFFPGASIIRVYLHQEDRVVYMQLEDYLVGVVAAEMPAEFPLEALKAQAVAARTYAVKRMGGAGGVANPPHPGADVCDDHRHGQAWLSREELKKRWGTLRYYNYYYKVKTAVDETKGQVLTYQGELIDPAYHASCGGRTENSEDVWRYQVPYLRSVPCPYDADPQPVQAASYSLEQVDQALGTSLSAVPAAGGGNQARDIKVVERTSTGRPKTLIIGGRRFPAVAVRDLLGLRSTNFTWKVEGDSVTFTTTGHGHGVGMCQYGAKGMAEHGYNYRTILSHYYSGAEITDM
- the AtpC gene encoding F0F1-type ATP synthase, epsilon subunit (mitochondrial delta subunit), whose translation is MSDKTQRLEIVTPQRKVFSEDVSFLVAPGTEGELGVLPNHAPLITSLNIGIMRIQQEGKTFKVVVTGGFMEVRDNKVTVLANAAERAEEIDVARAEAARRRAEERLAKKTPDIDVLRAELALKRALTRLKAAGQ
- a CDS encoding hypothetical membrane protein — encoded protein: MEKSRRGGSRGKRPAIIALAVILFLAAAFYLPPGRSIVAACREDALMLKLVRASGAEFESVNITGWVRADESAGDPEALAERAAEQLGILLPGHKTEKWQNQYACGAKVEGAVTGGRTVSVLGQALLQPEGERVSHLMISLDGMDNGEALFYRQKVYKTLGAFGRQSHVALTYRGKIESGLSREELLACAEKIMELAGAPVREKTVKDNLVSLTGFSPLFSGGMTYAGKEVNLNVALRSSPAEHVTYVYVATPVIFTEY
- a CDS encoding hypothetical protein (containing PIN domain); protein product: MSDNNGWQFVDTNILIYAHDTSAEDKHVRAKNLVGELWDSGRGCLSIQVLQEFYVTVVQKLPRPIKPEMAAAIIADLSQWRLHIPDADDVLEAIEIQRRNCLSFWDAMIICSAKKMGCSVLFTEDLNSGQLYEGVRVQNPFV